One Haemorhous mexicanus isolate bHaeMex1 chromosome 9, bHaeMex1.pri, whole genome shotgun sequence DNA segment encodes these proteins:
- the MFSD14A gene encoding hippocampus abundant transcript 1 protein, with protein sequence MTQAGKKKKRAVNRSIMLAKKIIIKDGGTPQGIGSPSVYHAVIVIFLEFFAWGLLTAPTLVVLHETFPKHTFLMNGLIQGVKGLLSFLSAPLIGALSDVWGRKSFLLLTVFFTCAPIPLMKISPWWYFAVISVSGVFAVTFSVVFAYVADITQEHERSMAYGLVSATFAASLVTSPAIGAYLGRAYGDSLVVVLATAIALLDICFILVAVPESLPEKMRPASWGAPISWEQADPFASLKKVGQDSIVLLICITVFLSYLPEAGQYSSFFLYLRQIMGFSSESVAAFIAVLGILSIIAQTIVLSLLMRSIGNKNTILLGLGFQILQLAWYGFGSEPWMMWAAGAVAAMSSITFPAVSALVSRTADADQQGVVQGMITGIRGLCNGLGPALYGFIFYIFHVELNELPMPESSSGGSVVAQYHLQQNSIIPGPPFLFGACSVLLALLVALFIPEHTNLNVRSSNWKKHCGSHGHPHSPQAPGEAKEPLLQDTNV encoded by the exons ATGACCCAGGcggggaagaagaagaagcgCGCCGTGAACCGCAGCATCATGCTGGCCAAGAAGATCATCATTAAGGACGGCGGGACG CCTCAAGGAATAGGTTCACCCAGTGTCTACCATGCTGTTATCGTGATCTTCTTGGAGTTTTTTGCTTGGGGACTCCTGACAGCTCCCACTTTAGTG GTTTTGCatgaaaccttcccaaaacatACATTTCTAATGAATGGTCTAATCCAAGGAGTAAAG GGCTTACTGTCGTTCCTCAGTGCCCCACTCATAGGTGCCCTGTCTGATGTGTGGGGACGAAAGTCCTTCTTGCTGCTAACAGTATTTTTCACCTGTGCACCAATACCACTAATGAAGATCAGCCCATG GTGGTACTTTGCTGTAATCTCCGTGTCTGGAGTTTTTGCAGTGAcattttctgtagtttttgCATATGTAGCAGACATAACCCAAGAACATGAGAGGAGCATGGCCTATGGTTTG GTTTCAGCAACTTTTGCAGCAAGTTTGGTCACCAGCCCCGCTATCGGTGCCTACCTTGGCCGAGCGTACGGCGACAGCCTGGTGGTGGTGCTGGCTACAGCAATCGCCTTGTTGGACATTTGTTTTATCCTTGTTGCTGTACCGGAATCGCTGCCAGAGAAGATGAGGCCAGCGTCCTGGGGAGCACCCATTTCATGGGAACAGGCTGACCCCTTTGCA TCCCTGAAGAAAGTCGGCCAAGACTCCATTGTGCTGCTAATCTGCATAACAGTCTTTCTTTCCtacctcccagaggcaggccAATATTCCAGCTTCTTCCTATACCTCAGACAG ataATGGGATTTTCATCTGAAAGTGTTGCAGCATTTATAGCAGTTCTTGGGATTCTTTCCATTATTGCACAG ACAATAGTGTTGAGTTTACTGATGCGGTCCATTGGGAATAAGAACACCATCCTGCTGGGCCTGGGGTTCCAAATACTGCAGCTGGCCTGGTACGGCTTTGGGTCAGAGCCATG GATGATGTGGGCAGCCGGCGCTGTGGCTGCCATGTCCAGCATCACTTTCCCAGCTGTCAGCGCCCTGGTCTCACGAACTGCTGACGCCGACCAGCAGG GTGTTGTTCAAGGGATGATTACAGGAATTCGAGGACTGTGTAATGGTTTGGGACCAGCGCTTTATGGttttatattctatatatttCACGTTGAATTGAATGAACTGCCCATGCCCGAATCATCGTCAGGAGGTAGTGTGGTTGCACAATACCATTTACAACAG AACTCCATAATTCCTGGACCCCCATTCTTAtttggagcctgctctgtgctgttggcACTACTTGTTGCCTTGTTTATTCCTGAACATACAAATCTAAACGTAAGATCCAGCAACTGGAAGAAACACTGTGGCAGCCACGGCCATCCCCACAGCCCACAAGCTCCTGGTGAAGCTAAAGAACCATTACTGCAAGACACAAATGTATGA